A single genomic interval of Alistipes provencensis harbors:
- a CDS encoding aldose epimerase family protein: MNLRSICLCFAATILTACTSQITNVSVEPFGTLSTGEPVTLYRLTNETGASMEVIDYGCRVVRICVPDRNGRIDDVVVGYGDITSFETGSERFFGALIGRYGNRIGNASFPLDGDTVYLTPNETLGGRPGHLHGGTKGFDRVMWQGEPLLEADRAGVRFSRLSPDGEEGYPGNLACTVTYWWTKDDVCRIEYEAATDKPTVVNLSNHTYFNLKGQNGGYVMDHELQVEADHYFRNTAQYVPDGAMLPVEDTPFDMRSPHRIDYAIDSPNRQLHIMRGFSVCWALRNYDGSLAKAADLYSPRSGRGVETWTTEPGLLTYTGRGLNGQMIGKNGIPLEKFGGMLLETLHFADSPNRPDFPATILRPGERYHSVTEFRFYAK, translated from the coding sequence ATGAACCTCCGCAGTATTTGTTTGTGTTTTGCAGCGACAATCCTCACCGCCTGCACATCCCAAATCACGAATGTTTCGGTTGAACCCTTCGGAACCCTTTCAACGGGAGAGCCCGTTACGCTGTACCGCCTGACCAACGAAACCGGCGCCTCGATGGAAGTCATCGATTACGGCTGCCGCGTGGTACGGATCTGCGTTCCCGACCGCAACGGCCGCATCGACGACGTGGTGGTCGGATACGGCGACATCACCTCGTTCGAAACGGGCAGCGAACGCTTTTTCGGCGCCCTGATCGGACGCTACGGCAATCGTATCGGCAACGCATCGTTCCCGCTCGACGGCGACACGGTGTACCTCACCCCGAACGAAACGCTGGGAGGCAGGCCCGGCCACCTGCACGGCGGAACGAAGGGATTCGACCGCGTAATGTGGCAGGGCGAACCATTGCTCGAAGCCGACCGGGCCGGCGTGCGGTTCTCGCGCCTGAGCCCCGACGGCGAGGAAGGCTATCCGGGCAACCTCGCCTGCACGGTCACCTACTGGTGGACGAAAGACGACGTCTGCCGCATCGAATACGAAGCCGCGACCGACAAACCGACGGTCGTCAACCTCTCGAACCACACCTATTTCAATCTCAAAGGGCAGAACGGCGGCTATGTGATGGACCACGAACTGCAAGTCGAAGCCGACCACTATTTCAGGAACACGGCCCAGTATGTGCCGGACGGAGCGATGCTGCCGGTGGAAGATACGCCTTTCGACATGCGCAGCCCGCATCGCATCGACTACGCCATAGACAGCCCCAACCGGCAACTGCACATCATGCGTGGTTTTTCGGTCTGCTGGGCATTACGAAACTACGACGGATCGCTGGCCAAGGCCGCAGACCTCTACTCTCCGCGCAGCGGACGCGGCGTGGAGACATGGACGACCGAACCGGGACTGCTGACCTACACGGGACGCGGACTGAACGGACAGATGATCGGCAAAAACGGCATCCCGCTCGAAAAATTCGGCGGCATGCTGCTGGAAACCCTCCACTTTGCCGACTCACCCAACCGTCCGGATTTCCCCGCCACGATACTTCGCCCCGGAGAACGTTACCATTCCGTCACAGAATTCCGTTTCTATGCAAAATAG